One genomic window of Kosmotoga olearia TBF 19.5.1 includes the following:
- a CDS encoding CBS domain-containing protein, translated as MSDEGVDKLIEKLRKFFSHIKAGEIMTKNIITMTPERTLWQAKELMKLRKISGIPIVNRDNKLLGIVSIEDIIVALEKDHIRDKIGEHMTKDVIVLKPDEELESILQKFDRYRYGRFPVVDESGKLVGLVTKKDIISAILERFRIIYVHDERRSRVLENTNKWFERSLITGDYVEKKKADFFFAINYTDVDLAGMGAARLKRFLMGKIKDENLVRKVSIATYEAEVNVVIHSGSDGFIYCWIDDDAIRVRVEDHGKGIENIEMAMKEGYSTATDHVRELGFGAGMGLPNMKRYSDKMVVMSEVGKGVVVEMIFYMNKK; from the coding sequence TTGAGCGACGAAGGCGTTGATAAACTAATTGAAAAACTCAGAAAGTTTTTTTCGCATATCAAAGCTGGCGAAATAATGACCAAGAACATAATCACAATGACTCCAGAAAGAACCCTCTGGCAAGCCAAAGAATTGATGAAGCTCCGAAAAATCTCCGGCATCCCTATTGTAAATCGCGACAATAAGCTCCTGGGAATCGTGAGTATTGAGGATATCATTGTTGCTCTTGAGAAGGATCACATCAGGGACAAAATAGGGGAGCACATGACAAAAGACGTGATCGTTCTCAAACCAGATGAAGAACTTGAATCGATACTGCAAAAATTCGACAGGTATCGTTATGGGCGTTTTCCCGTTGTCGATGAATCCGGGAAACTCGTGGGTTTAGTAACCAAAAAGGATATAATCAGCGCGATCCTTGAACGATTCAGGATCATATACGTTCATGACGAGCGTAGAAGCAGAGTATTGGAAAATACTAATAAATGGTTTGAACGCTCGTTAATTACAGGCGATTACGTCGAAAAAAAGAAAGCGGATTTCTTCTTTGCGATAAATTACACCGACGTGGACCTTGCAGGAATGGGAGCTGCAAGATTGAAACGCTTCTTAATGGGAAAGATAAAAGATGAGAATCTTGTGCGCAAGGTATCGATTGCCACCTATGAGGCTGAGGTCAATGTGGTCATTCACAGTGGAAGCGACGGCTTCATCTACTGCTGGATAGACGATGATGCCATCAGGGTGCGAGTTGAAGATCACGGCAAAGGTATTGAAAATATTGAAATGGCCATGAAGGAAGGATATTCCACCGCCACTGATCATGTCAGGGAATTAGGATTTGGAGCTGGAATGGGACTCCCAAATATGAAGCGCTATTCTGATAAGATGGTGGTCATGTCAGAAGTGGGAAAAGGAGTCGTTGTAGAAATGATATTTTACATGAACAAAAAATAA
- the thyX gene encoding FAD-dependent thymidylate synthase, giving the protein MEIKVLEKGFIRLVEVMGDDFSAVQAARVSYGKGLTTPERDKKLIFYLMEHGHHSPFEHIIFKFHIKLPIFVMRQLVRHRIASINERSGRYTEFSDEWYIPERIRTPDKVNRQGSVFVDDDDLNSEGIRLIEETIEKTYQAYKRLLEMGVARELARIVLPTSMYTECYWTINARSMMNFLNLRADSHAQYEMQQYALAVAKIFKSKCPVTYEAFLNFAYTGDLLKTEGCL; this is encoded by the coding sequence ATGGAGATAAAGGTACTTGAAAAGGGTTTTATCAGACTTGTAGAGGTAATGGGGGATGACTTTTCTGCTGTTCAGGCTGCGAGAGTCAGTTATGGGAAAGGATTAACAACCCCCGAACGTGATAAAAAACTGATTTTTTATCTCATGGAGCACGGACACCACTCTCCTTTTGAACATATCATCTTTAAGTTTCACATAAAACTGCCCATCTTTGTGATGCGCCAGCTGGTGAGGCATCGAATTGCTTCGATAAATGAGCGTAGCGGAAGATATACTGAATTCAGCGATGAGTGGTACATCCCCGAAAGGATCAGAACACCCGATAAAGTCAATCGGCAGGGGTCAGTGTTTGTCGATGATGACGATCTGAATTCAGAGGGGATAAGACTTATTGAAGAAACCATCGAAAAAACTTATCAGGCTTACAAAAGGCTTTTGGAAATGGGTGTGGCACGGGAACTCGCCAGAATCGTGTTGCCAACATCGATGTACACCGAGTGTTACTGGACAATAAACGCGAGGAGCATGATGAATTTTTTGAATCTGAGAGCGGATTCCCATGCTCAGTATGAAATGCAGCAATATGCTCTCGCAGTTGCAAAGATATTCAAAAGTAAATGTCCGGTTACCTATGAAGCCTTCCTTAATTTTGCGTATACCGGCGATCTTTTGAAAACGGAGGGATGCTTATGA
- a CDS encoding type I phosphomannose isomerase catalytic subunit has translation MIYLSEPLFSERPWGDPELNKLYGVNSELPIGEVWLLCDFLDKRTPLKDSCKTVFPMDLVSDFCDKPLPRFPLLIKLISAKDWLSVQVHPDDVLARKLEKEPWGKTEAWYFVSDGTIAAGFSDPGVVNKKDISEIKAEDLNILDVHKGELIKLPAGMVHALGPNTRLLEIQQASDLTYRIYDWDRPRELHLEKARLAIKPSLTPEIEALKDFETRDMGIFKLTLTNKASGKGIFVTLEEKPRAYVVVDDSLETKKIGLWIEPGEYWKGVSYEV, from the coding sequence ATGATATACCTTTCTGAACCCCTGTTTTCTGAACGCCCGTGGGGGGATCCTGAACTCAACAAGCTGTATGGTGTGAATTCGGAGCTTCCCATCGGTGAGGTGTGGTTGTTGTGTGATTTTCTTGACAAGAGAACGCCTTTGAAGGATAGTTGTAAGACAGTCTTTCCTATGGATTTGGTATCTGATTTTTGTGATAAGCCTCTCCCGAGATTTCCGCTTTTGATAAAACTCATATCAGCTAAAGACTGGCTTTCTGTTCAGGTTCACCCGGATGATGTCCTGGCAAGGAAGCTGGAAAAGGAGCCATGGGGAAAGACGGAAGCCTGGTATTTTGTAAGTGACGGGACGATAGCAGCCGGTTTTTCTGATCCTGGAGTTGTAAACAAAAAAGATATTTCAGAGATAAAAGCGGAGGATCTGAACATTCTCGACGTTCACAAAGGTGAACTGATAAAACTCCCGGCCGGTATGGTTCATGCGCTTGGACCGAACACCCGCTTGCTGGAGATACAGCAGGCATCTGATTTAACCTACAGGATCTATGATTGGGACAGGCCGCGGGAGCTTCATCTGGAGAAAGCCAGGCTTGCCATCAAGCCGTCGTTAACACCGGAAATTGAGGCACTGAAAGATTTTGAGACGAGAGATATGGGTATCTTTAAACTCACATTAACCAATAAAGCCTCGGGAAAGGGGATATTTGTAACTCTCGAAGAAAAGCCTAGAGCCTATGTTGTTGTAGATGATTCGCTGGAGACCAAAAAAATCGGGCTCTGGATAGAACCTGGAGAATATTGGAAGGGTGTTTCATATGAAGTATAA
- the trmFO gene encoding methylenetetrahydrofolate--tRNA-(uracil(54)-C(5))-methyltransferase (FADH(2)-oxidizing) TrmFO, whose translation MKINIVGGGLAGSEAALSLAEKGIEVTLYEMRPKVKTDVHQTGYFAELVCSNSLKSVELTNASGLLKEEARMLGSILLEIAERHRVPAGKAFAVDRKTFSKEVTERIESSPYIHVVREEVKEIDLNDEGTLWIIATGPLSSPAFEKWLSGLFGEDLFFFDALSPIVAADSIDYRRCFVGDRYGKGSGDYLNCPLDKETYERFWNELVNAQVAPIENFSDKLLFDRCQPVEEIARTGIDALRYGPMKPVGLIDPKTGSEPYAVVQLRKENKEGTLYNLVGFQTRLKWGEQKRVFRIIPALEHAEFVRYGVMHRNTYLNSPKILNRDLRSKGYPNLFFCGQITGLEGYVEAITSGRFVALNVMELVKTGSTFYLPEKTMLGALINHITVSGRVPLSPVYANYGLLPPVKAKGKRERNLKKAERAIEELKKFLKERGF comes from the coding sequence GTGAAGATAAATATAGTCGGTGGTGGGCTGGCCGGGTCTGAAGCGGCCCTGAGCCTAGCTGAAAAGGGAATAGAAGTAACATTATACGAGATGAGACCAAAGGTAAAAACCGATGTTCACCAGACGGGGTATTTTGCTGAACTGGTGTGCAGTAACTCTCTTAAATCCGTGGAATTAACCAACGCTTCAGGATTGTTGAAAGAGGAAGCCAGGATGCTGGGTTCAATTCTTCTGGAGATAGCGGAAAGACACCGCGTTCCTGCCGGAAAAGCTTTCGCGGTTGATAGAAAAACCTTCTCTAAGGAGGTTACCGAAAGGATTGAAAGCTCCCCATATATTCATGTGGTGAGAGAAGAAGTCAAAGAAATTGATCTCAACGATGAGGGAACGCTCTGGATTATCGCTACCGGTCCTCTTTCTTCGCCGGCTTTTGAGAAATGGCTTTCGGGTTTGTTTGGAGAGGACCTTTTCTTTTTCGATGCTCTGTCACCAATAGTAGCAGCGGATTCTATTGATTATAGACGCTGTTTTGTCGGCGATCGTTACGGGAAGGGAAGCGGCGATTATCTGAACTGTCCCCTTGATAAGGAAACCTACGAGAGATTCTGGAATGAACTTGTGAATGCCCAGGTTGCTCCAATAGAGAATTTTTCCGACAAGCTTCTCTTTGATCGCTGTCAACCGGTTGAGGAGATCGCGAGAACAGGCATCGATGCTTTGCGCTATGGTCCAATGAAACCTGTAGGATTGATAGATCCGAAAACGGGTAGTGAACCCTACGCGGTGGTTCAGCTAAGAAAAGAAAATAAAGAGGGGACCCTTTACAACCTTGTCGGGTTTCAAACCCGTCTTAAATGGGGAGAGCAAAAACGGGTATTTCGGATAATTCCTGCTTTAGAGCATGCTGAATTTGTTCGGTATGGTGTTATGCACCGAAATACCTATCTGAATTCCCCGAAGATTCTGAATAGAGATCTAAGAAGCAAGGGTTATCCAAACCTGTTTTTCTGTGGTCAAATAACAGGATTGGAAGGTTATGTTGAGGCCATCACAAGCGGGAGATTTGTCGCATTGAACGTCATGGAGTTAGTGAAAACCGGTTCAACCTTTTACCTGCCGGAAAAGACCATGCTTGGAGCCTTGATAAACCACATAACGGTCTCCGGGAGGGTTCCCCTTTCTCCCGTGTACGCAAATTATGGTCTCCTTCCCCCCGTTAAAGCGAAGGGGAAGAGAGAAAGGAACCTGAAAAAGGCCGAGAGAGCTATTGAGGAGTTAAAAAAGTTTCTTAAAGAAAGGGGCTTTTGA
- a CDS encoding DNA-3-methyladenine glycosylase family protein: MIKFSLKLDTAFDLDTTLDCGQTFRWEKTDGWWKGVVRDTVLFLKQSGKKLDVIASRDTLLGMDIDEGLRKYLGFEDDLEEVHSTLEMIIRSLPERTKELSLNAVKQARGLRILRQDALEMTVEYIISTRNSIPTIRKISDLLSAKFPENRVEMDDEVFYTFPSLEQLKHLKLEDLLEIKLGFRADWLYELFQNLEDEMFFEELYDKPLMEKLEELMKIKGIGYKVGSCITLFAYAELNSFPVDVWIKRVMKDLFGVNGSTKKVMEFGMETFAPYAGYYQEAVFRYYRTHKLGRDKQ; the protein is encoded by the coding sequence ATGATAAAGTTTTCCCTGAAGCTCGACACAGCTTTCGATCTTGATACCACACTCGATTGTGGTCAGACATTCAGATGGGAAAAGACTGATGGCTGGTGGAAAGGTGTTGTAAGGGATACTGTGCTTTTTCTCAAACAGTCTGGGAAAAAGCTTGATGTGATAGCTTCCAGAGATACATTACTTGGAATGGACATAGATGAAGGATTACGAAAATATCTTGGGTTTGAGGATGATTTAGAAGAGGTTCATTCTACCCTGGAAATGATCATCCGGAGTCTTCCAGAGCGAACAAAGGAACTCTCTCTAAATGCGGTTAAACAGGCCAGAGGCTTGAGAATTCTCAGGCAGGATGCCCTTGAGATGACAGTGGAATACATTATCTCAACGAGAAACAGTATTCCTACAATACGTAAAATATCCGACCTGCTTTCTGCAAAGTTTCCGGAAAATCGAGTTGAAATGGATGATGAGGTGTTCTACACCTTTCCTTCATTGGAACAGCTGAAGCATTTAAAGCTTGAGGATCTCCTTGAAATCAAGCTTGGTTTTAGAGCGGATTGGTTGTACGAACTCTTCCAGAATCTTGAGGATGAAATGTTTTTTGAAGAGCTTTATGATAAACCCTTGATGGAAAAACTCGAGGAGCTGATGAAAATAAAGGGGATCGGATACAAGGTTGGAAGTTGTATTACGCTTTTCGCATATGCTGAACTGAACTCGTTCCCCGTTGATGTATGGATAAAGAGAGTGATGAAGGATCTCTTCGGTGTAAATGGTAGCACAAAAAAGGTAATGGAGTTTGGCATGGAAACCTTTGCCCCTTACGCAGGTTACTATCAGGAAGCTGTGTTCAGATACTATAGAACGCACAAATTGGGGAGAGATAAACAGTGA
- a CDS encoding ComEA family DNA-binding protein translates to MKRLSSKEAQLLGSVIFIVVIGFIALLNMGETNDVTKNSEALFDVKERFPIDLNTATVEILQLLPGIGETRAKAIVTFRESNGGFSSTEELLQVKGIGNSTYEKLKDLVTITNAAKSKAENTRDTRLDLNTASKVDLTSLPGIGEVKAAEIVKYREEHGGFKAIDELINVKGIGRATLDKIRNLVRVGSVSTNVPDKSENSGKINVNTATLQELVALPGIGPVLAERIIDYREHNGKFHKPEDLLKVSGIGIKTLSKFREMIDF, encoded by the coding sequence ATGAAACGACTTTCTTCAAAAGAAGCGCAATTACTTGGGTCCGTGATTTTCATCGTTGTTATTGGTTTTATAGCTTTATTGAACATGGGTGAGACCAATGACGTAACCAAAAACAGCGAGGCCCTTTTTGATGTAAAAGAGCGATTTCCAATAGACTTGAACACCGCTACTGTAGAAATATTGCAGTTACTTCCGGGAATCGGCGAGACCAGGGCAAAGGCGATTGTTACGTTCAGAGAAAGCAATGGCGGTTTTTCGTCAACCGAAGAGTTGCTTCAAGTTAAGGGAATAGGTAACTCTACCTACGAAAAGCTAAAGGATCTGGTTACCATTACGAACGCTGCAAAAAGTAAGGCGGAAAACACCAGAGATACCAGACTGGATTTAAACACAGCATCGAAAGTAGATTTGACTTCACTTCCCGGCATAGGGGAAGTCAAGGCAGCAGAGATAGTGAAATACCGGGAAGAGCATGGTGGTTTTAAGGCCATAGATGAACTTATAAATGTGAAGGGGATAGGAAGAGCCACTCTGGACAAAATAAGAAATCTGGTAAGAGTTGGGAGCGTTTCAACAAATGTTCCGGATAAAAGCGAGAATTCCGGAAAGATAAATGTCAATACCGCGACTCTTCAGGAGTTAGTAGCGCTTCCAGGGATAGGACCTGTCCTGGCAGAAAGGATAATTGATTACAGAGAACACAATGGAAAATTCCATAAACCGGAAGACCTGCTTAAAGTAAGCGGAATAGGAATCAAGACGTTGAGCAAGTTCAGGGAGATGATCGATTTTTGA
- a CDS encoding 3-dehydroquinate synthase, with protein sequence MKKFLFTRVQESECVVKFVEDCRKNIPESLLIVDSGVPKFKGKSFPNIYALKGGEHVKSLDRVLEMYQLFKVSKKDSVTAVGGGALLDLVGYSTSTYTELKHLRLVPSTPLSQVMLPICGSFFINLEFRKDVLRTFGVPEEVIIEPQLSYEVFSRQGVYELFPMLITAYSYDWRLFNYLSNLISEGMEIDLKLWEDLLWSSLKAYIDGISNDYEPVGISMTRILQSAFRLKLDYMVALAFGAIIESWVGLLHGLLDEEHTRKFFLTLKKIWCNNWPYRLDMSSVTEYIDKLKEIVIWLPGGAQQRRVVVSSTELSRMVRKNMRGLESFT encoded by the coding sequence ATGAAAAAGTTCCTTTTCACGAGGGTTCAGGAATCTGAGTGTGTGGTGAAATTTGTCGAAGATTGCAGGAAAAACATACCGGAGTCCCTTTTGATAGTGGACTCCGGTGTCCCTAAGTTTAAAGGGAAGAGCTTTCCTAACATCTATGCTTTGAAAGGTGGCGAACACGTCAAATCCCTTGATAGGGTACTCGAGATGTACCAGCTTTTCAAGGTATCGAAAAAGGATTCCGTCACCGCTGTCGGTGGGGGTGCACTTCTTGATCTCGTTGGTTATTCAACCTCCACCTACACTGAACTTAAACACTTGAGACTGGTGCCAAGCACACCGCTTTCGCAGGTGATGCTTCCCATTTGCGGAAGCTTCTTCATCAATCTGGAGTTCAGAAAAGATGTGTTACGGACTTTTGGCGTACCGGAAGAGGTCATTATAGAACCTCAACTAAGCTATGAGGTTTTTAGTCGCCAGGGGGTCTACGAACTGTTTCCTATGTTAATAACTGCATACAGCTACGATTGGAGGCTCTTTAACTATCTCAGTAATCTGATATCCGAAGGTATGGAAATAGATCTGAAATTGTGGGAAGATCTTCTCTGGTCTTCTTTGAAAGCATATATCGATGGTATTAGCAACGACTACGAGCCTGTTGGAATTTCGATGACAAGAATATTGCAGTCAGCCTTTAGGCTTAAACTGGACTATATGGTAGCTCTTGCCTTTGGAGCAATCATCGAAAGCTGGGTTGGACTTTTGCATGGACTTTTAGATGAGGAACATACCAGAAAATTTTTCCTTACGCTAAAAAAGATATGGTGCAACAATTGGCCTTATAGACTTGATATGAGTTCCGTTACTGAATACATAGATAAACTGAAGGAAATTGTCATCTGGCTCCCGGGTGGAGCACAACAGAGAAGGGTTGTGGTTTCTTCTACAGAACTTTCCCGGATGGTGAGAAAAAATATGAGAGGATTGGAGAGTTTTACGTGA
- a CDS encoding M42 family metallopeptidase, which yields MKELIKKVTEVCSPSGREDKIREMIIEEIKDFVDGYKVDRLGNLVAWKKGSSGKKLLLDAHMDEIGVVVSNIDDKGFLKIEMIGGVSPYILLGTRIRFETGVIGVVGVEGESGKELQENMKGLSFDNIFVDIGATSREEAGKLAPVGTFGTYDATFYDAGKRLISKAMDDRIACAILIQVAKELKNPKDDIYLAFTVQEEVGLVGASVAGFDIMPDMAIAVDITGGPDTPKSYKRMGFELGKGPAIKIKDRASVSSSWVVKKLAEVAEKYKIPYQYEVLIFGGTNARGYQVTRSGIAAGTLSIPTRYAHTPHEMVDYDDVLNAVKLLKALCEEGIG from the coding sequence ATGAAAGAATTGATAAAGAAAGTGACAGAGGTTTGTTCTCCAAGCGGCCGCGAGGATAAAATAAGGGAAATGATTATTGAGGAGATAAAGGATTTTGTTGATGGTTATAAAGTGGATCGTCTTGGAAACCTCGTGGCATGGAAAAAAGGTTCATCCGGCAAAAAGCTTTTGCTTGATGCTCATATGGACGAGATCGGTGTTGTGGTAAGCAATATAGACGACAAGGGATTCCTCAAGATCGAGATGATTGGTGGTGTTTCTCCGTACATTCTTCTCGGTACAAGAATAAGGTTTGAAACAGGTGTTATCGGGGTTGTTGGTGTTGAAGGTGAGTCTGGTAAAGAATTACAGGAGAATATGAAGGGTCTTAGTTTTGACAACATTTTCGTGGATATCGGTGCCACAAGCAGAGAAGAAGCGGGGAAGCTTGCACCGGTGGGAACCTTTGGAACTTACGACGCAACCTTCTACGATGCCGGGAAGAGGTTGATATCCAAAGCAATGGATGACAGGATCGCCTGTGCAATCCTGATACAGGTTGCGAAGGAACTGAAGAATCCGAAGGACGATATCTACCTTGCTTTTACCGTCCAGGAAGAGGTAGGACTTGTTGGGGCAAGCGTAGCCGGATTTGACATCATGCCGGATATGGCGATAGCTGTCGATATAACCGGCGGACCCGATACCCCGAAATCCTACAAAAGAATGGGCTTTGAACTCGGTAAGGGTCCGGCGATAAAGATAAAGGACAGGGCAAGCGTGAGCTCTTCCTGGGTTGTGAAAAAGCTGGCAGAGGTTGCAGAAAAGTATAAGATTCCCTATCAGTACGAGGTTTTGATATTTGGTGGCACAAATGCCAGAGGCTATCAGGTTACCAGAAGCGGTATCGCTGCTGGAACTTTGTCAATTCCCACAAGATATGCCCACACACCCCATGAAATGGTTGATTATGACGATGTTCTTAATGCGGTAAAACTCCTGAAAGCACTTTGTGAGGAAGGTATTGGATGA
- a CDS encoding M42 family metallopeptidase: MKLERLKELSELPGISGFEEKVADYIEEKIKDKVDKYWRDNVGNLIALKKGKGNGKKLMLLAHMDEVGLMVKRVNEDGTLAIRAVGGLAPRVLIGKKVLVGPDLIPGVIGFDAIHIQEPATVLKSPSYDSLSVYLGVSSKDEVKNVRIGDPVFFSTKYEEVGNYAIGKAFDDRSGCEVLLSVLDDILENPVDYDIYFAWVVQEEVGLRGSGVAAAQIKPDAALVFENTTAGDNPEMPESRWSTRLGEGPALTFAHSGLVLDRKIFETIVDTAKRYDIPFQYKSRTVGGTDAARLARTLRGIPSGVISTPSRYIHSPVSVIDINDFLKVVKLAKILVREGKVLSE, from the coding sequence ATGAAGCTTGAGAGACTGAAAGAACTTTCCGAACTTCCCGGAATTTCAGGTTTTGAAGAGAAGGTCGCGGATTATATAGAAGAAAAGATAAAGGATAAGGTCGATAAGTACTGGCGTGACAATGTGGGCAATCTTATTGCACTGAAGAAAGGAAAAGGTAACGGCAAGAAGCTCATGCTTCTGGCTCATATGGATGAGGTTGGGCTCATGGTCAAGAGGGTGAATGAAGACGGCACGCTGGCGATAAGAGCTGTAGGTGGATTGGCTCCAAGGGTTCTGATCGGCAAGAAGGTGCTGGTGGGACCTGACCTTATCCCCGGGGTAATTGGGTTCGATGCGATACATATTCAGGAACCCGCAACTGTCTTGAAGTCACCGAGTTACGATTCTTTATCTGTTTATCTTGGTGTTTCGAGTAAAGATGAAGTGAAGAACGTGAGAATTGGTGACCCTGTTTTTTTCAGCACGAAATATGAAGAGGTCGGAAATTACGCGATAGGGAAGGCTTTCGATGACCGTAGCGGTTGTGAGGTTTTGCTTTCAGTTCTTGATGACATTCTTGAAAATCCTGTTGACTATGATATCTACTTTGCCTGGGTTGTCCAGGAAGAGGTAGGGCTTAGAGGAAGCGGCGTTGCTGCTGCCCAGATTAAACCCGATGCGGCTCTCGTTTTTGAGAATACCACCGCAGGAGACAACCCGGAAATGCCTGAGTCGAGGTGGTCTACGCGCCTCGGTGAAGGGCCAGCGTTAACCTTTGCGCATTCAGGGCTGGTACTGGACAGGAAGATCTTCGAAACCATAGTCGATACGGCTAAAAGATATGACATTCCTTTCCAGTACAAAAGCAGAACAGTCGGCGGAACGGATGCCGCACGACTGGCGAGAACACTCAGAGGCATTCCTTCCGGGGTGATTTCAACCCCATCACGTTACATACATTCGCCTGTTTCAGTGATAGATATCAATGATTTCTTGAAAGTTGTAAAACTTGCGAAAATCCTGGTTAGGGAAGGGAAGGTGTTAAGCGAATGA
- a CDS encoding M20/M25/M40 family metallo-hydrolase has translation MKTPELLIKLSNAFGPVGYEDEVRKIIQEEIEPYVDEVKVDNLGNLIAFKRGTGKKKVAFFAHIDEVSLVVSAKDERGFLRFDTMGGIDPKVLIAQRVKVVSKDGKVRRGVIGVLAPHLQKAADRKNIPPMDEMFIDVSMNPDYEKIEIGDLVVIDTEAFESNGKVIGKALDDRACAVISILVAKQLSKFSRFPDVYFVFTSREEVGGMGARVAAEAIQPDVGIAMDVTHAHKRTGIELGKGPAITVGGPNIHKGYFKMLDDVAKREGVKVQYEIAAGRTGTDADNVQIAGTGIPALLVSLPNKFMHTPVEVVQVSDVEESARLLVNFLFELEEGEENEA, from the coding sequence TTGAAAACGCCCGAGCTATTGATCAAGCTATCAAATGCCTTTGGCCCTGTGGGTTATGAAGATGAGGTTAGAAAGATCATCCAGGAGGAGATCGAACCCTATGTGGATGAAGTAAAAGTCGACAACCTTGGCAACCTCATTGCCTTCAAACGGGGGACAGGCAAGAAAAAAGTTGCATTTTTCGCTCACATCGATGAAGTCTCTCTTGTTGTTTCCGCCAAAGACGAAAGAGGTTTTTTAAGGTTCGATACCATGGGCGGGATCGACCCAAAAGTCCTCATCGCTCAACGGGTAAAGGTTGTATCAAAGGACGGCAAAGTGCGACGAGGAGTCATTGGAGTGCTTGCGCCACATCTCCAGAAAGCAGCAGATCGCAAAAACATACCGCCAATGGATGAAATGTTTATTGATGTTTCTATGAATCCGGATTATGAGAAAATCGAAATTGGTGATCTTGTTGTGATAGATACCGAAGCTTTTGAAAGTAATGGAAAGGTTATTGGAAAAGCTCTTGATGATAGAGCCTGCGCTGTTATTTCTATACTCGTTGCGAAGCAGCTTTCAAAGTTTTCCCGATTCCCGGATGTGTACTTCGTTTTTACGAGTCGCGAAGAGGTAGGCGGTATGGGAGCCAGAGTGGCTGCTGAGGCGATACAACCTGATGTTGGGATAGCGATGGATGTAACCCACGCTCACAAAAGGACAGGAATAGAGCTCGGCAAAGGACCGGCGATAACCGTAGGTGGTCCGAATATCCACAAAGGATACTTCAAAATGCTTGATGATGTGGCAAAACGCGAAGGTGTCAAGGTTCAATACGAAATCGCAGCTGGGAGGACCGGAACAGATGCCGATAATGTCCAGATAGCCGGTACGGGAATCCCGGCGCTTCTGGTGTCGCTTCCAAATAAATTCATGCACACTCCTGTGGAAGTGGTGCAGGTATCTGATGTTGAAGAGTCTGCAAGATTACTCGTGAACTTCCTTTTTGAATTGGAAGAAGGTGAAGAGAATGAAGCTTGA
- the minC gene encoding septum site-determining protein MinC: MPIDFRMTKKGLILLIESYSSIESLKQEIMAKFNEARDFFSEGDEISLMLTQETSKPDDIVNIVSLLGNLGVRVKDILVGSLEKKNVKIGQKYDLVREKVTEVRGAQVIKRNLRSGQIVVHNYDIIVFGNVHPGAEIIAGGSIVIFGTARGILRAGYSVGDEAVIAALDLKPSLIQISGLISQDYNVYETPAVAHIRTGRIVVEKIESAKFEVKGGKI, from the coding sequence TTGCCAATAGATTTTCGCATGACAAAAAAAGGGTTGATTCTTCTCATCGAGTCATATTCGTCCATTGAAAGTTTGAAGCAGGAGATTATGGCTAAATTCAATGAAGCGCGCGATTTTTTCTCTGAAGGCGATGAGATCTCTTTGATGCTTACACAGGAAACAAGCAAACCGGATGACATAGTGAATATCGTTTCCCTTCTCGGGAATCTCGGGGTTAGAGTGAAGGATATTCTCGTAGGAAGTCTGGAAAAGAAAAATGTGAAGATTGGACAGAAATACGATCTTGTTAGAGAGAAAGTAACCGAGGTACGTGGAGCTCAGGTAATAAAACGAAATCTGCGATCCGGACAGATTGTTGTACATAACTACGATATCATAGTCTTTGGAAATGTCCATCCCGGGGCGGAGATAATCGCTGGAGGAAGCATTGTGATCTTTGGAACGGCGCGGGGGATACTGAGAGCAGGCTATTCGGTTGGTGATGAAGCAGTCATCGCAGCTCTCGATCTGAAGCCTTCTCTGATACAAATAAGCGGTTTGATTTCTCAAGATTATAATGTCTATGAAACCCCGGCTGTAGCCCACATCAGAACGGGAAGAATAGTTGTGGAAAAAATAGAGAGTGCAAAATTTGAGGTAAAGGGGGGAAAGATTTGA